One region of Bactrocera neohumeralis isolate Rockhampton chromosome 5, APGP_CSIRO_Bneo_wtdbg2-racon-allhic-juicebox.fasta_v2, whole genome shotgun sequence genomic DNA includes:
- the LOC126759597 gene encoding uncharacterized protein LOC126759597 isoform X2 has translation MMILRITAVTFLLAASCSDAVVVKPRPQYGPPPPQRQPHREYGVPQQIPFREYGPPALKYGPPKFISGGNGGSFSSSSSSSSSNSFNSGFNEQIKSHFGVPKPFYGPPHIQHKPAPNYGPPQAQYGPPPRPAPQYGPPPPRPSPQYGPPPRPSYGPPPQSLPSPLPAPLFKPEHSPASSYGPPPSGPLNLPPKPVYGPPKPSYGPPPLALGLTGPGPAPANFNKVPETTIILASGGGNGGSSGGHHHGNGGGPVKQVQIQIDASGHTHSVSGSQAPFHTACDGWKPIPAPVGSYVEGNNIETQSGYSHVAQGSFGTQYSGGASISGGSHGGATGSGGSIIAGLSDAQLVAVALQSGGFDGSNHGPQLPPTGPTGDFKQQNINSIETDVLQVALGGGDDSYSKPPADSYAPGSIHAHKHNNINGGLIPPSGNYGPPPPPPPVDSYGPPPSGNYLPPPSGNYGPPPSQLPPPSGNYGPPPPPLPPNDNYGPPPPPPSSAALFVENHHSSSASSSSSSQAGLHYGSQSGNVLNVPTHGASQPSRPVSFRPPVPQGLLESIGAAVQHLDQFGVKPPTQSPTYIPPAANEIADNGIGSEYGPPPPPPAQINVPIGVIEQQLPQVQPPQVFTQEHRGNAQNQYGPPLPPPPPQQQYLPPPPPPPQHGRPFPQPPPPPSQQYLPPTQQTGPVTFQQQSSASSSSSFENSYSSSQHNEQFIHAQALPLQQEPRFTQVHDCGQGPNLVSAGYQLQQQNQYQQQNQYQQQQQHQFQQQHSQQYSASNSVSSTSANAYNAISQSIPVAETHTQFVEQEPADSYGLPSAGNHLDHDYDGYASQKSSVAALPDGTNPQELPGLDGLNVISAQKSQSIQLSPEQVSGAAHSQYEPTFQLDIAGNGAKSVQTEQSANHEEILSEGLLQSILTAIEQPQQKGVQHQHTVQVITNQNNDIYGHGAQSRSDTDIQEDATPDDEHEPEVAESDKVEVQVNADGEEVATVREIKPIVAAEIDDDEAKH, from the exons ATGATTTTGCGGATAACAGCAGTAACGTTCCTGCTAGCGGCCAGTTGCAGTGATGCCGTTGTTGTGAAGCCGCGGCCACAATATGGCCCACCACCACCACAACGACAGCCACATCGTGAGTATGGCGTACCACAGCAGATACCGTTCCGTGAATATGGCCCACCAGCACTAAAGTATGGACCACCCAAATTCATTAGCGGCGGCAATGGTGGCAGCTTCTCTTCAagtagtagcagcagcagcagcaatagctTTAACAGTGGCTTCAACGAACAAATCAAATCGCATTTCGGTGTGCCAAAGCCATTCTATGGTCCACCACATATTCAACATAAGCCCGCGCCCAATTATGGACCACCACAGGCACAGTATGGCCCACCACCACGTCCTGCGCCACAATACGGACCACCACCACCAAGGCCATCACCACAATATGGCCCACCACCTCGTCCCAGCTATGGACCACCACCACAGTCGCTGCCTTCGCCATTACCCGCGCCTCTGTTCAAACCTGAACATTCACCAGCCAGTTCTTATGGTCCACCACCCTCAGGGCCGCTAAATTTGCCACCCAAACCTGTGTATGGACCACCTAAGCCTTCGTATGGTCCACCGCCATTAGCTTTAGGACTTACTGGCCCCGGTCCAGCGCCTGCCAACTTCAACAAAGTGCCTGAAACAACGATTATACTGGCAAGCGGTGGCGGTAATGGCGGCTCCTCCGGTGGCCATCATCATGGTAATGGCGGCGGCCCAGTAAAACAAGTGCAAATCCAAATAGATGCCTCAGGACATACGCACAGTGTAAGCGGCTCACAAGCACCATTTCACACAGCTTGCGACGGTTGGAAACCGATACCAGCACCTGTAGGCTCCTATGTAGAGGGCAACAACATTGAGACTCAATCTGGTTATAGTCACGTCGCACAAGGTAGCTTCGGCACACAGTACAGCGGGGGTGCAAGTATTTCCGGCGGCAGTCATGGTGGTGCAACTGGCAGTGGTGGTAGCATTATTGCCGGATTGAGCGATGCACAACTTGTTGCGGTTGCGTTACAATCAGGTGGGTTCGATGGGTCCAACCATGGTCCACAATTGCCACCCACGGGACCAACGGGTGATTTcaagcaacaaaatattaactCGATCGAAACTGATGTTTTACAG GTTGCTCTTGGCGGTGGCGATGATTCGTATAGCAAACCACCGGCAGACTCTTATGCGCCCGGCTCGATTCACGCGCATAAACACAATAACATTAATGGCGGATTAATTCCACCCAGCGGTAACTATGGACCACCCCCGCCGCCACCACCAGTGGATAGTTATGGCCCACCACCGAGTGGTAACTACCTTCCACCACCAAGTGGCAATTATGGACCACCACCATCTCAATTGCCTCCACCAAGTGGCAATTACggaccaccaccaccaccattgCCACCAAACGACAATTATGGACCTCCTCCACCACCACCTTCCAGTGCCGCGCTATTCGTGGAAAATCACCACTCCTCGTCTGCATCCTCCTCCTCATCCTCTCAAGCTGGCTTACATTATGGCTCGCAATCCGGCAATGTTCTGAATGTTCCTACGCATGGTGCTTCGCAACCTAGTCGTCCGGTATCGTTCCGGCCACCAGTCCCTCAAGGTCTGCTAGAGTCTATTGGTGCTGCCGTGCAACATTTGGATCAATTTGGTGTTAAACCACCAACTCAGTCGCCCACTTACATACCACCTGCAGCAAATGAAATCGCCGATAATGGGATTGGTTCGGAATACGGTCCACCTCCACCACCGCCTGCGCAAATCAATGTGCCCATTGGCGTTATTGAGCAGCAGTTGCCACAAGTACAGCCGCCTCAGGTCTTCACACAG GAGCATCGTGGCAACGCACAAAACCAATATGGTCCACctttgccaccaccaccaccgcaaCAGCAGTATCTAcccccaccaccaccaccaccacaacaTGGTCGCCCCTTCCCACAACCTCCACCACCACCATCTCAACAATATCTGCCACCGACACAACAAACTGGTCCAGTAACCTTCCAGCAGCAAAGTAGCGCATCCTCGAGCTCCAGCTTCGAAAACTCATACTCTTCCTCGCAGCACAATGAGCAATTCATACACGCGCAAGCCTTGCCTCTGCAACAGGAACCGCGCTTCACGCAGGTTCATGATTGTGGTCAAGGACCGAACCTAGTCAGTGCAGGCTATCAATTGCAGCAACAGAATCAGTATCAACAACAAAACCAGtatcagcaacaacagcaacatcagtTCCAACAGCAACACTCGCAACAATACTCCGCCTCAAACTCGGTTTCGAGCACCTCAGCTAACGCCTACAACGCCATCTCGCAAAGCATACCTGTGGCTGAGACACACACACAGTTTGTTGAGCAAGAACCAGCCGACAGCTACGGACTACCGTCAGCCGGTAATCACCTCGATCATGACTATGACGGCTATGCTTCACAGAAGTCCTCTGTAGCGGCGCTGCCAGATGGCACTAATCCTCAAGAACTGCCCGGTCTCGATGGTCTTAATGTGATTTCTGCGCAGAAATCTCAATCCATACAGCTGTCGCCTGAACAGGTCAGTGGCGCGGCGCATTCTCAATATGAACCTACATTCCAACTGGACATTGCCGGTAATGGCGCAAAATCGGTACAAACCGAACAGTCCGCTAACCATGAAGAGATACTGTCGGAAGGCTTACTGCAATCGATATTAACCGCCATTGAGCAACCCCAACAAAAGGGTGTGCAGCATCAGCACACCGTACAGGTGATCACAAATCAAAATAACGACATCTACGGTCATGGCGCACAAAGCCGCTCCGACACAGACATACAGGAAGATGCCACGCCCGACGATGAACACGAGCCCGAAGTGGCCGAATCCGACAAAGTTGAGGTGCAAGTAAACGCCGATGGCGAAGAAGTGGCGACAGTGCGGGAAATTAAGCCGATTGTAGCGGCCgaaatcgatgacgatgaagcgaAGCATTAG
- the LOC126759597 gene encoding trithorax group protein osa isoform X1 gives MMILRITAVTFLLAASCSDAVVVKPRPQYGPPPPQRQPHREYGVPQQIPFREYGPPALKYGPPKFISGGNGGSFSSSSSSSSSNSFNSGFNEQIKSHFGVPKPFYGPPHIQHKPAPNYGPPQAQYGPPPRPAPQYGPPPPRPSPQYGPPPRPSYGPPPQSLPSPLPAPLFKPEHSPASSYGPPPSGPLNLPPKPVYGPPKPSYGPPPLALGLTGPGPAPANFNKVPETTIILASGGGNGGSSGGHHHGNGGGPVKQVQIQIDASGHTHSVSGSQAPFHTACDGWKPIPAPVGSYVEGNNIETQSGYSHVAQGSFGTQYSGGASISGGSHGGATGSGGSIIAGLSDAQLVAVALQSGGFDGSNHGPQLPPTGPTGDFKQQNINSIETDVLQVALGGGDDSYSKPPADSYAPGSIHAHKHNNINGGLIPPSGNYGPPPPPPPVDSYGPPPSGNYLPPPSGNYGPPPSQLPPPSGNYGPPPPPLPPNDNYGPPPPPPSSAALFVENHHSSSASSSSSSQAGLHYGSQSGNVLNVPTHGASQPSRPVSFRPPVPQGLLESIGAAVQHLDQFGVKPPTQSPTYIPPAANEIADNGIGSEYGPPPPPPAQINVPIGVIEQQLPQVQPPQVFTQVNQQHEHHNHQQNTQNFQHQQQQIQQQQFQQHGSFQEFPPLSPPPPQPQFQILPPLQEHRGNAQNQYGPPLPPPPPQQQYLPPPPPPPQHGRPFPQPPPPPSQQYLPPTQQTGPVTFQQQSSASSSSSFENSYSSSQHNEQFIHAQALPLQQEPRFTQVHDCGQGPNLVSAGYQLQQQNQYQQQNQYQQQQQHQFQQQHSQQYSASNSVSSTSANAYNAISQSIPVAETHTQFVEQEPADSYGLPSAGNHLDHDYDGYASQKSSVAALPDGTNPQELPGLDGLNVISAQKSQSIQLSPEQVSGAAHSQYEPTFQLDIAGNGAKSVQTEQSANHEEILSEGLLQSILTAIEQPQQKGVQHQHTVQVITNQNNDIYGHGAQSRSDTDIQEDATPDDEHEPEVAESDKVEVQVNADGEEVATVREIKPIVAAEIDDDEAKH, from the exons ATGATTTTGCGGATAACAGCAGTAACGTTCCTGCTAGCGGCCAGTTGCAGTGATGCCGTTGTTGTGAAGCCGCGGCCACAATATGGCCCACCACCACCACAACGACAGCCACATCGTGAGTATGGCGTACCACAGCAGATACCGTTCCGTGAATATGGCCCACCAGCACTAAAGTATGGACCACCCAAATTCATTAGCGGCGGCAATGGTGGCAGCTTCTCTTCAagtagtagcagcagcagcagcaatagctTTAACAGTGGCTTCAACGAACAAATCAAATCGCATTTCGGTGTGCCAAAGCCATTCTATGGTCCACCACATATTCAACATAAGCCCGCGCCCAATTATGGACCACCACAGGCACAGTATGGCCCACCACCACGTCCTGCGCCACAATACGGACCACCACCACCAAGGCCATCACCACAATATGGCCCACCACCTCGTCCCAGCTATGGACCACCACCACAGTCGCTGCCTTCGCCATTACCCGCGCCTCTGTTCAAACCTGAACATTCACCAGCCAGTTCTTATGGTCCACCACCCTCAGGGCCGCTAAATTTGCCACCCAAACCTGTGTATGGACCACCTAAGCCTTCGTATGGTCCACCGCCATTAGCTTTAGGACTTACTGGCCCCGGTCCAGCGCCTGCCAACTTCAACAAAGTGCCTGAAACAACGATTATACTGGCAAGCGGTGGCGGTAATGGCGGCTCCTCCGGTGGCCATCATCATGGTAATGGCGGCGGCCCAGTAAAACAAGTGCAAATCCAAATAGATGCCTCAGGACATACGCACAGTGTAAGCGGCTCACAAGCACCATTTCACACAGCTTGCGACGGTTGGAAACCGATACCAGCACCTGTAGGCTCCTATGTAGAGGGCAACAACATTGAGACTCAATCTGGTTATAGTCACGTCGCACAAGGTAGCTTCGGCACACAGTACAGCGGGGGTGCAAGTATTTCCGGCGGCAGTCATGGTGGTGCAACTGGCAGTGGTGGTAGCATTATTGCCGGATTGAGCGATGCACAACTTGTTGCGGTTGCGTTACAATCAGGTGGGTTCGATGGGTCCAACCATGGTCCACAATTGCCACCCACGGGACCAACGGGTGATTTcaagcaacaaaatattaactCGATCGAAACTGATGTTTTACAG GTTGCTCTTGGCGGTGGCGATGATTCGTATAGCAAACCACCGGCAGACTCTTATGCGCCCGGCTCGATTCACGCGCATAAACACAATAACATTAATGGCGGATTAATTCCACCCAGCGGTAACTATGGACCACCCCCGCCGCCACCACCAGTGGATAGTTATGGCCCACCACCGAGTGGTAACTACCTTCCACCACCAAGTGGCAATTATGGACCACCACCATCTCAATTGCCTCCACCAAGTGGCAATTACggaccaccaccaccaccattgCCACCAAACGACAATTATGGACCTCCTCCACCACCACCTTCCAGTGCCGCGCTATTCGTGGAAAATCACCACTCCTCGTCTGCATCCTCCTCCTCATCCTCTCAAGCTGGCTTACATTATGGCTCGCAATCCGGCAATGTTCTGAATGTTCCTACGCATGGTGCTTCGCAACCTAGTCGTCCGGTATCGTTCCGGCCACCAGTCCCTCAAGGTCTGCTAGAGTCTATTGGTGCTGCCGTGCAACATTTGGATCAATTTGGTGTTAAACCACCAACTCAGTCGCCCACTTACATACCACCTGCAGCAAATGAAATCGCCGATAATGGGATTGGTTCGGAATACGGTCCACCTCCACCACCGCCTGCGCAAATCAATGTGCCCATTGGCGTTATTGAGCAGCAGTTGCCACAAGTACAGCCGCCTCAGGTCTTCACACAGGTAAATCAGCAACACGAACACCACAATCATcaacaaaacacacaaaactttcaacatcaacaacaacaaatacaacaacaacaattccaaCAGCATGGTTCATTCCAAGAATTCCCACCATTGTCTCCACCTCCTCCACAACcccaatttcaaattttacccCCATTACAGGAGCATCGTGGCAACGCACAAAACCAATATGGTCCACctttgccaccaccaccaccgcaaCAGCAGTATCTAcccccaccaccaccaccaccacaacaTGGTCGCCCCTTCCCACAACCTCCACCACCACCATCTCAACAATATCTGCCACCGACACAACAAACTGGTCCAGTAACCTTCCAGCAGCAAAGTAGCGCATCCTCGAGCTCCAGCTTCGAAAACTCATACTCTTCCTCGCAGCACAATGAGCAATTCATACACGCGCAAGCCTTGCCTCTGCAACAGGAACCGCGCTTCACGCAGGTTCATGATTGTGGTCAAGGACCGAACCTAGTCAGTGCAGGCTATCAATTGCAGCAACAGAATCAGTATCAACAACAAAACCAGtatcagcaacaacagcaacatcagtTCCAACAGCAACACTCGCAACAATACTCCGCCTCAAACTCGGTTTCGAGCACCTCAGCTAACGCCTACAACGCCATCTCGCAAAGCATACCTGTGGCTGAGACACACACACAGTTTGTTGAGCAAGAACCAGCCGACAGCTACGGACTACCGTCAGCCGGTAATCACCTCGATCATGACTATGACGGCTATGCTTCACAGAAGTCCTCTGTAGCGGCGCTGCCAGATGGCACTAATCCTCAAGAACTGCCCGGTCTCGATGGTCTTAATGTGATTTCTGCGCAGAAATCTCAATCCATACAGCTGTCGCCTGAACAGGTCAGTGGCGCGGCGCATTCTCAATATGAACCTACATTCCAACTGGACATTGCCGGTAATGGCGCAAAATCGGTACAAACCGAACAGTCCGCTAACCATGAAGAGATACTGTCGGAAGGCTTACTGCAATCGATATTAACCGCCATTGAGCAACCCCAACAAAAGGGTGTGCAGCATCAGCACACCGTACAGGTGATCACAAATCAAAATAACGACATCTACGGTCATGGCGCACAAAGCCGCTCCGACACAGACATACAGGAAGATGCCACGCCCGACGATGAACACGAGCCCGAAGTGGCCGAATCCGACAAAGTTGAGGTGCAAGTAAACGCCGATGGCGAAGAAGTGGCGACAGTGCGGGAAATTAAGCCGATTGTAGCGGCCgaaatcgatgacgatgaagcgaAGCATTAG